Proteins co-encoded in one Paracrocinitomix mangrovi genomic window:
- the gldF gene encoding gliding motility-associated ABC transporter permease subunit GldF, translated as MKALYLKEIRSFLGSIIGYIFIAIFLILNSLFLWVIENENNVLDGGTADLYGFFSISPIIFLILIPAITMRSFSEEKRTGTIELLFTRPLSDLSIILAKYLAGLTLVAISLLPTLIYYFTVYKLGDPVGIVDDGATITSYLGLFFVGACLVAVGIFASSITNSQIVSFILAIFLSFIFLLGLDMLAVFSKFGGLDFILRNLGIIEHYHSIQRGVIDTRDIVYFISFVAIFLTFTKLVLQSRKW; from the coding sequence ATGAAGGCACTCTATTTAAAAGAAATACGCAGCTTTCTGGGATCAATAATCGGCTATATTTTTATAGCTATTTTTTTGATTCTGAACTCCCTGTTTTTATGGGTGATTGAAAATGAAAACAATGTTTTAGATGGCGGAACAGCTGATCTTTACGGTTTTTTCAGTATTTCACCTATAATATTTCTGATATTAATTCCGGCAATAACTATGCGTTCTTTTTCTGAGGAAAAGCGAACAGGAACTATTGAGTTGCTTTTTACCAGACCTCTTTCTGATCTTTCTATCATTCTGGCAAAATACCTGGCGGGCTTAACATTAGTAGCTATTTCATTATTGCCTACTTTGATTTATTATTTCACGGTTTACAAATTAGGAGATCCGGTTGGGATTGTGGATGATGGTGCAACCATTACGTCATACCTGGGATTGTTTTTTGTTGGTGCATGTCTGGTAGCTGTCGGTATTTTCGCATCTAGTATTACTAATAGTCAGATTGTTTCATTCATTTTGGCCATTTTCCTTTCATTCATCTTTTTGTTAGGATTAGATATGCTGGCTGTTTTTAGCAAGTTTGGCGGTTTGGATTTTATCCTGAGAAATCTTGGAATTATTGAACATTATCACTCCATTCAACGTGGAGTTATTGATACACGCGACATAGTTTATTTTATAAGTTTTGTAGCAATTTTCCTGACTTTTACAAAGTTGGTGCTGCAATCCAGAAAATGGTAA
- the gldG gene encoding gliding motility-associated ABC transporter substrate-binding protein GldG has protein sequence MAEEKKKNNMSSDIVTHVGLVAIIILLNYILSFYFGRFDLTEDKRHSLSQNTIDLLQDEDRIKDRIFFKIYLDGDLPADLKKIRNAVQEKLDEFRVYAGDNIQYEFIDPDGSDDEEFNNEVKNIIYQEGIQFCDVKIQSSGEQKVKTVWPGALIEYKGTTMDMVQFFNIKTVQSEELLRNISEQAINNLEYQLISAVRRVTTDNKKTVSFLHGHGELRPHQTNDVRKGLDRYYFVDDIEINGQISALDNTDALIVAKPSSRFTEKDKFVIDQFVMNGGRVLWFIDPLDVRRDSLTKTGMTFGISQNLNIEKDMLYKYGVRLNNELVLDENCGPIYIPGYELQFADWYFYPLLRPENAEVHAITKNLDPIRMEYASTIDLVNESNTDIKKTVILKSSRNSILYKAPARINYSIILKPPKFENNNQGEYPTAVMLEGKFSSAFENKPISEAFLNSPDYSTKFKSEDTKMLVVADGDVLRNEILDSVPYQGGWNYQYWPLNRDIYGIPNMNGTPKYIYGNKEFVLNAIDYMLDDNSLIDIRTKTITYRGLDLDKVKEEKQFWTFLNIAVPLLLIILLAIIQLVLRKRRYASTKS, from the coding sequence ATGGCAGAAGAGAAGAAGAAAAATAATATGTCTTCAGACATTGTAACGCATGTAGGATTGGTGGCGATCATCATCTTATTGAATTACATTCTTTCTTTTTATTTCGGTAGGTTTGATCTTACTGAAGATAAACGTCACTCATTATCACAAAACACTATTGATCTACTCCAGGATGAAGATCGAATCAAAGACCGTATCTTCTTCAAAATTTATTTGGATGGTGATTTACCTGCAGATTTGAAAAAGATTCGAAATGCAGTGCAAGAAAAATTAGATGAATTCCGCGTTTATGCCGGTGACAATATTCAATACGAATTTATTGATCCGGACGGTTCTGATGATGAGGAGTTTAATAATGAAGTTAAAAACATCATTTATCAAGAAGGAATTCAGTTTTGTGATGTGAAAATTCAATCCTCAGGTGAGCAAAAAGTGAAAACTGTCTGGCCTGGTGCGTTAATTGAATATAAAGGTACTACCATGGATATGGTGCAGTTTTTTAATATTAAAACTGTACAAAGTGAAGAGTTGTTGAGAAACATTTCTGAACAGGCAATTAATAATCTGGAATATCAACTAATATCTGCTGTTAGAAGAGTTACTACAGACAACAAAAAAACGGTGTCTTTTCTTCATGGCCACGGTGAGTTAAGACCGCATCAAACAAATGATGTAAGAAAAGGTTTAGATAGGTATTATTTTGTAGATGATATTGAAATCAATGGTCAAATCAGTGCTTTAGATAATACTGATGCCTTGATAGTGGCAAAACCTTCAAGTAGGTTTACTGAGAAGGATAAGTTCGTAATCGACCAGTTTGTAATGAATGGTGGACGTGTCCTTTGGTTTATTGATCCTTTAGATGTTCGAAGAGATTCATTAACCAAAACAGGGATGACGTTTGGAATCTCTCAAAATCTGAACATTGAAAAAGACATGCTTTATAAGTATGGAGTAAGGTTGAATAATGAACTGGTATTAGATGAAAATTGTGGACCTATTTATATTCCGGGTTATGAATTACAATTTGCCGATTGGTATTTTTACCCATTGTTGCGTCCAGAAAATGCTGAGGTTCATGCTATCACTAAAAATCTTGATCCAATTAGAATGGAGTATGCAAGTACAATTGATTTGGTAAATGAATCAAATACCGATATCAAGAAAACAGTCATCCTTAAATCAAGTAGAAATTCAATTCTTTACAAAGCACCGGCTAGAATCAATTATAGTATCATTTTAAAACCACCTAAGTTTGAAAATAACAATCAAGGTGAGTATCCAACTGCAGTAATGCTTGAAGGTAAATTTTCTTCTGCATTTGAGAACAAACCAATTTCTGAAGCCTTTTTAAATTCACCGGATTATAGCACAAAGTTTAAAAGTGAGGACACTAAAATGTTAGTGGTGGCAGATGGTGATGTACTTAGAAATGAGATTTTAGATTCAGTGCCTTATCAAGGTGGATGGAATTATCAATATTGGCCATTGAATAGAGATATTTATGGTATTCCTAATATGAATGGTACGCCAAAGTACATTTATGGAAATAAGGAGTTTGTGTTAAATGCAATTGATTACATGTTAGATGATAATTCATTGATTGACATTAGAACAAAAACAATTACGTACAGAGGTTTAGATCTGGATAAAGTCAAAGAAGAAAAACAATTTTGGACGTTTTTGAATATCGCCGTTCCTCTTCTTTTGATCATTTTATTAGCGATTATCCAACTGGTGTTGAGAAAACGCAGATATGCTTCTACCAAATCTTAA